In Chitinivibrionales bacterium, the following proteins share a genomic window:
- a CDS encoding family 65 glycosyl hydrolase translates to MKSPQKYFKVDPWAVVEKGFDPKRSRISESMFCLANEFMGTRGYFEEGYSGDHLIGNYFNCTYEGMDIVHDQLFKGMITKSEFLPNAVDWLHTRIFIGNEQLDLAKSNFSGFKRKVDMKNGLLTREFIWTTKRGKKIKIVFQRFLSLVNRNMGCQRIELKPLNFSGTVKMIMGLDFSIVHEIAEGWTQVEQEGAGSAQQGKCLWEVIKKGSAGGIYSIMGQTLESKLPLFSSFRINSEAKIKPERIEDDHRLGAVISLRVKEGQTAAVDKIAISYWEKGLTPAKVWSEGLKRAKAASKETFDNALKEQTDYWKKIWDVLDIEIEGDPELQQGLRFSLFQFHQNYIGGNERLNIPCKGLTAEVYYGWIFWDTETYCIPAYVFYNPEAARKLLQFRYNTLSQAIQRATELGHKGARYPFCTINGQETCGTWQHGDLEIHVGLAVFYAIQLYARITGDKEFLYKEGIEMLLQISRYYADRGEYSPETGEFGLYGVMGPDEYHMMVNHNCYTNVMAKKLFEYTLDVAVEMKQKAKKKYKEIADKIGVDKKELNSWKKMADKMKVPYDKKKDLYEQHDGYFDLPEVDVKSIPDEQIPIYHSWPYYKIFRYNMIKQPDFLMLPLFYSNDYSLKTKKKNFEYYESRCIHESSLSPSIHSILASELGKDTMAYNFFVYMARLDLDNYNRNSEQGLHITAMSGAWLNMVNGFGGMRTDGDVLSFNPSLPKQWKSYRFKVLYQGAKVEVSVDKKKCRFTVVEGDKAPVLIYGKKHTVTSEGVELKLKKLG, encoded by the coding sequence ATGAAATCTCCTCAGAAATATTTCAAAGTCGATCCCTGGGCAGTTGTCGAAAAAGGTTTTGATCCCAAAAGAAGCCGGATATCCGAATCAATGTTCTGTCTGGCAAATGAGTTTATGGGTACCCGCGGATATTTCGAGGAGGGTTACAGTGGCGATCATCTGATCGGCAATTATTTCAATTGCACCTACGAGGGCATGGATATTGTTCACGATCAACTGTTCAAGGGGATGATTACCAAAAGCGAATTCCTTCCCAACGCTGTCGACTGGCTCCATACCCGGATTTTCATCGGGAATGAGCAGCTTGATCTGGCGAAATCGAATTTCAGCGGTTTCAAACGGAAAGTGGACATGAAAAACGGCCTTCTGACACGGGAGTTTATCTGGACCACCAAACGGGGGAAGAAAATAAAGATCGTTTTTCAGCGTTTTCTCAGTCTGGTGAACCGGAATATGGGGTGCCAGCGAATTGAGCTTAAGCCTCTTAACTTTTCGGGCACGGTTAAAATGATCATGGGCCTCGATTTTTCGATTGTTCATGAAATCGCCGAAGGGTGGACCCAGGTTGAACAAGAGGGAGCCGGAAGTGCTCAACAGGGAAAATGCCTGTGGGAAGTAATCAAAAAAGGAAGTGCCGGCGGTATCTATTCCATCATGGGGCAGACACTGGAAAGCAAGCTGCCGCTTTTTTCGAGTTTCAGAATCAACAGCGAGGCGAAAATCAAACCGGAGCGAATCGAAGACGATCATCGGCTCGGCGCGGTGATCTCACTCAGGGTCAAGGAAGGACAGACTGCTGCGGTCGATAAAATCGCAATCAGTTACTGGGAAAAGGGGCTTACGCCTGCCAAAGTCTGGAGTGAAGGACTCAAACGGGCAAAGGCGGCGTCAAAGGAGACATTCGATAATGCACTGAAAGAGCAGACCGACTACTGGAAGAAAATCTGGGATGTCCTTGATATCGAAATCGAGGGTGATCCCGAATTACAGCAGGGGCTTCGCTTTTCGCTCTTCCAGTTCCATCAGAATTATATCGGCGGCAATGAACGGCTCAATATTCCCTGTAAAGGGCTCACCGCCGAAGTCTACTATGGGTGGATATTCTGGGATACCGAAACCTATTGTATTCCCGCCTATGTTTTTTACAATCCGGAAGCTGCCCGAAAGCTTCTTCAATTCCGCTACAACACGCTTTCTCAGGCGATTCAGCGGGCTACCGAGCTTGGCCACAAAGGCGCCCGGTATCCTTTCTGTACAATTAACGGACAGGAGACCTGCGGTACCTGGCAGCACGGCGACCTCGAAATTCATGTCGGACTGGCGGTCTTTTATGCGATACAGCTCTACGCACGGATCACCGGTGACAAAGAATTCCTGTACAAAGAGGGGATCGAAATGCTTCTTCAGATCAGCCGGTATTATGCCGACCGCGGCGAGTACAGTCCCGAAACCGGTGAATTCGGTCTCTATGGCGTCATGGGGCCCGATGAATATCATATGATGGTCAATCATAACTGTTATACCAATGTAATGGCCAAAAAACTGTTTGAGTATACGCTTGATGTTGCCGTCGAGATGAAACAGAAAGCCAAAAAGAAATACAAGGAGATCGCCGATAAGATAGGGGTTGATAAAAAAGAACTTAACAGTTGGAAGAAAATGGCGGACAAAATGAAGGTCCCCTATGATAAAAAGAAAGACCTCTACGAACAGCATGACGGCTATTTCGATTTGCCTGAAGTCGATGTCAAGTCGATCCCCGATGAACAGATTCCGATTTATCACAGCTGGCCCTATTACAAAATCTTCCGCTATAACATGATCAAACAGCCCGATTTTCTGATGCTTCCCTTGTTCTACAGCAATGATTATTCGCTGAAGACCAAAAAGAAAAATTTTGAATACTACGAATCGCGCTGTATTCATGAGTCATCGCTGTCGCCCTCGATCCATTCGATCCTGGCGTCGGAATTGGGCAAAGACACAATGGCCTACAATTTCTTTGTCTATATGGCCAGACTCGATCTTGACAACTACAATCGGAATTCCGAGCAGGGACTCCATATCACCGCCATGTCCGGTGCCTGGCTCAATATGGTGAACGGTTTCGGCGGTATGCGCACCGACGGCGATGTCCTGAGTTTTAATCCTTCGTTGCCCAAACAGTGGAAATCCTATCGCTTCAAGGTGTTGTATCAGGGAGCAAAAGTCGAAGTGAGTGTCGACAAAAAGAAATGCCGGTTTACGGTTGTTGAGGGTGATAAGGCGCCGGTGCTGATATACGGGAAGAAGCATACAGTCACGTCCGAGGGCGTGGAGTTGAAGCTTAAAAAGCTGGGTTAG
- a CDS encoding xylose isomerase: MAEKSLHSVCRWTFNPGKGGFVPGDMRPAWNGDKLDTPGMARLVGEKITPRMPDHIKLGVEVHYDAEVDEKNAAAFADALVDSKLALAMITPGAHSHFAYGGIASLDPNERKAAEDLGNKTVDIAYGPLKKAWDKDFVPTFVLWNGSYGYDIATIGIKQMYQNLKESVAGLCKYEADAGGELFIGVEPKPNEGHPAMLLPTVASALLFFRKLEEEFGIDRSRCGVNKEFGHSEMIGLDHVYDSVEELDNDGMVHMHLNSQGYNDGIILGGPGKYDIDHGTRINGMNVAIAGLLKNAGFKRWKGHDMQTRAYDNEEQGIDRVVRSILSWDACEQAAAEVDEKQLMEFLKNRETAKAEDIMRAAVVNAQKKFDEMYK; encoded by the coding sequence ATGGCCGAGAAATCATTACATTCAGTGTGTCGTTGGACATTTAACCCCGGAAAAGGCGGATTCGTTCCCGGTGACATGCGTCCTGCCTGGAATGGCGACAAATTAGATACCCCCGGAATGGCCCGTTTAGTAGGAGAAAAAATTACTCCCCGGATGCCTGATCATATCAAGCTTGGTGTTGAAGTACACTATGATGCTGAAGTTGATGAAAAGAACGCAGCAGCATTCGCCGATGCACTGGTGGATTCAAAGCTTGCTCTTGCGATGATAACCCCCGGCGCGCACAGCCATTTTGCCTACGGCGGCATTGCATCACTGGACCCCAATGAACGAAAAGCAGCCGAAGATCTTGGAAACAAAACAGTCGATATCGCCTATGGTCCCCTGAAAAAGGCCTGGGACAAAGATTTCGTTCCTACCTTTGTGCTCTGGAACGGCTCTTACGGCTACGATATCGCTACAATCGGTATCAAACAGATGTATCAGAATCTCAAAGAGAGCGTTGCCGGTCTGTGTAAATACGAAGCCGATGCCGGTGGTGAACTGTTTATTGGTGTCGAACCCAAGCCCAACGAAGGTCATCCTGCAATGCTCCTCCCGACCGTCGCGAGCGCGCTCCTGTTTTTCCGTAAACTCGAAGAAGAATTCGGTATCGACCGCTCACGGTGCGGCGTGAATAAAGAATTTGGTCATTCGGAGATGATCGGTCTCGATCATGTCTATGATTCGGTTGAAGAACTCGATAACGACGGTATGGTGCACATGCATCTTAACAGCCAGGGGTACAACGATGGTATCATTCTCGGAGGCCCCGGTAAATATGATATCGACCACGGTACCCGGATCAACGGTATGAATGTCGCTATCGCCGGACTCCTGAAAAATGCCGGGTTCAAACGCTGGAAAGGCCACGACATGCAGACCCGCGCCTATGACAACGAAGAACAGGGGATCGACCGGGTTGTCCGTTCTATTCTCAGTTGGGACGCCTGCGAACAGGCCGCGGCAGAAGTGGATGAAAAACAGCTTATGGAGTTCCTGAAAAACAGAGAAACCGCCAAAGCTGAAGATATCATGCGCGCTGCTGTTGTTAATGCGCAGAAGAAGTTTGATGAAATGTATAAGTGA